One Acutalibacter muris DNA window includes the following coding sequences:
- the fliQ gene encoding flagellar biosynthesis protein FliQ produces MDLPVVDVFRDAIGVVIRLAAPMLLLSMVVGVIVAILQAVTQIHEQTISFVLKLIVVVLFLVIGGSWMMTNLQDFALELFELMKG; encoded by the coding sequence ATGGATCTGCCGGTGGTTGACGTTTTCCGGGACGCTATAGGGGTGGTTATACGGCTGGCCGCGCCCATGCTGCTGCTGAGCATGGTGGTGGGCGTTATCGTAGCTATCCTTCAGGCGGTCACGCAGATACATGAACAGACCATCTCCTTTGTATTGAAGCTGATAGTTGTGGTGCTGTTCCTTGTGATAGGGGGCAGCTGGATGATGACGAACCTTCAGGACTTTGCCCTGGAGCTGTTCGAGCTGATGAAGGGGTAG
- a CDS encoding chemotaxis protein, with amino-acid sequence MAIVMNDEILLESGTNEMQIMEFSIDGVLYGINVAKVQQIMISEPVKFMPHTHEAVEGIFKPREEVITVINLPKYLGVDDCEPKPADLFILTGFNKMTVAFRIHTVEGISTVSWKDIKKPDNTINGGNDGVATGIAQCGKDLVTILDFERIVAEISPSTSIKVSEIEQMGERQRNEAPILVAEDSILLSHMIQECLNKAGYTNLHMFPNGYDLWNYLSQAKKDGDLDGQAALIVTDIEMPQMDGHRLTKLVKNDPEMKHIPLIIFSSLINEEMRIKGKELGADEQMSKPEIGKLVHVMDILLEKKKEAQAARPAV; translated from the coding sequence ATGGCCATAGTAATGAACGACGAGATACTGCTGGAGTCCGGCACAAATGAGATGCAGATAATGGAGTTCTCCATTGACGGGGTCCTCTACGGCATCAACGTGGCAAAGGTGCAGCAGATCATGATTTCGGAGCCGGTGAAGTTTATGCCCCACACCCATGAGGCTGTGGAGGGTATCTTCAAGCCCAGGGAAGAGGTGATAACGGTCATAAACCTTCCCAAGTACCTGGGCGTTGACGACTGCGAGCCCAAGCCTGCCGACCTGTTTATCCTCACTGGCTTTAACAAGATGACGGTGGCCTTCCGCATACATACGGTGGAGGGGATCTCCACCGTATCTTGGAAGGATATCAAAAAACCCGACAATACCATCAACGGCGGCAATGACGGCGTGGCCACGGGTATCGCCCAGTGCGGCAAGGACCTGGTGACTATACTGGACTTCGAACGTATAGTGGCGGAGATCTCCCCTTCAACCTCCATAAAGGTCAGCGAAATCGAGCAGATGGGCGAGCGCCAGCGCAACGAAGCTCCCATCCTGGTGGCGGAGGACTCCATACTGCTGTCTCATATGATACAGGAGTGCCTTAATAAGGCCGGATATACCAACCTGCATATGTTCCCCAACGGCTATGACCTTTGGAACTATCTGTCCCAGGCCAAGAAGGACGGTGATCTGGACGGGCAGGCCGCTCTGATAGTCACGGATATCGAGATGCCCCAGATGGACGGCCATAGGCTGACAAAGCTTGTTAAGAACGACCCGGAGATGAAGCATATCCCGCTGATAATATTCTCGTCGCTGATAAACGAGGAGATGAGAATAAAGGGCAAGGAGCTGGGCGCCGACGAGCAGATGAGCAAGCCCGAGATTGGCAAGCTGGTCCATGTGATGGACATTCTGCTGGAGAAGAAGAAGGAAGCCCAGGCGGCGCGCCCGGCGGTGTAA
- a CDS encoding flagellar biosynthetic protein FliR: MLDWDRLTLFLYITVRMAGFVLFTPFFGRANVPNTFKAGFTLVLAMAANGIYTGEVLPMPVTLLEFAVRLILELGMGFLVGVVMNIFLFVPSYAGHIMDEQMGMAMAQTYDPSFQGQATPASNVLNIFSLLIFFSANGHHTLLRLMLDSGGVVPFGTAALGSQAAEKVAALFIDCTLLSIKLCLPVLGAELMGQVGMGVLMKAIPQINVFAINIELKVLIGLSMLYFLLAPISEFLLTMENTMLLEVEKAIALATGG; the protein is encoded by the coding sequence ATGCTGGATTGGGATAGGCTGACGCTGTTCCTGTACATTACGGTGCGCATGGCCGGGTTTGTGCTGTTTACGCCCTTCTTCGGGCGCGCTAATGTCCCCAATACCTTCAAGGCCGGGTTTACCCTGGTGCTGGCTATGGCGGCAAACGGCATATATACCGGGGAGGTGCTCCCGATGCCGGTGACCCTCCTGGAGTTCGCCGTGCGGCTCATACTGGAGCTGGGCATGGGGTTCCTGGTGGGGGTGGTCATGAACATCTTTCTGTTTGTGCCCTCATACGCCGGGCATATCATGGATGAGCAGATGGGCATGGCCATGGCCCAGACCTATGACCCCAGCTTCCAGGGTCAGGCCACGCCGGCCTCTAACGTGCTGAATATCTTCAGCCTCCTGATATTCTTCTCGGCCAACGGCCACCATACGCTGTTAAGGCTGATGCTGGATTCCGGGGGCGTGGTGCCCTTCGGGACGGCGGCCCTTGGAAGTCAGGCGGCCGAAAAGGTGGCGGCGCTCTTTATCGACTGCACGCTGCTCTCCATAAAGCTTTGCCTGCCTGTACTGGGGGCCGAGCTGATGGGACAGGTGGGCATGGGGGTGCTGATGAAGGCCATCCCCCAGATAAACGTGTTTGCCATAAACATCGAGCTGAAGGTGCTCATAGGACTGTCTATGCTCTACTTCCTCTTGGCACCTATAAGCGAGTTCCTGCTGACGATGGAGAACACAATGCTGTTGGAAGTGGAAAAAGCCATCGCCCTGGCAACGGGGGGATAG
- a CDS encoding chemotaxis protein CheD translates to MANSSKIVIGIADMKMTNQGNELITYALGSCCGICLLDLNVRLAAMIHIMLPLNMEAGRTNTMKYADTGIRETLKQMEARGARRPRITAKVAGGAKMFSVSGSGALGNIGQRNIESVHKVLRAEGIRLIAEDVGGSVARTLSFDPATGKATIKSYGKQDIIL, encoded by the coding sequence ATGGCTAACAGTTCTAAAATAGTTATAGGCATTGCGGACATGAAAATGACAAACCAGGGCAACGAGCTTATCACCTATGCGCTGGGCTCCTGCTGCGGCATATGCCTTCTGGACCTCAATGTGCGGCTTGCGGCCATGATACATATAATGCTGCCGCTGAACATGGAGGCGGGGCGCACCAACACCATGAAGTATGCCGACACGGGCATCCGCGAAACCCTCAAGCAGATGGAGGCAAGGGGCGCAAGAAGGCCGCGGATAACCGCAAAGGTGGCCGGAGGGGCCAAGATGTTCTCGGTGTCCGGGTCCGGGGCACTGGGAAATATAGGCCAGAGGAATATCGAGAGCGTGCACAAGGTGCTGAGGGCCGAGGGTATCCGGCTGATAGCTGAGGATGTAGGGGGTTCGGTGGCGCGCACGCTGTCCTTCGATCCCGCAACAGGTAAGGCCACTATAAAAAGCTACGGAAAACAGGATATTATACTGTAA
- a CDS encoding flagellar hook-basal body protein has translation MNQSFYTAAVGAWQQQQRLNVHGNNIANVNNYGFKAKRPVFSDLMYGYVQGAQQDEMPRGTGAYMVSADTDFHQSGFADTGRALDYAINGDGFFALWDPSSGEYTYTRDGSFTMSQYMLENGDGELESRWYLSDGLGRFVMGTNGQLIEVDAEDSTNMAEMLPVGIFDFVNTNGMLSLNENRFSPIEKNGNLRVGSGKLVQGKLEQSNADLANELSKVIESQRSFTYALKMIQTSDEIETTVNDLRR, from the coding sequence ATGAACCAGTCATTTTATACGGCGGCGGTGGGCGCATGGCAGCAGCAGCAGCGGCTGAACGTCCACGGCAACAACATTGCTAACGTGAACAATTACGGCTTCAAGGCCAAGCGCCCGGTGTTCTCCGATCTGATGTACGGCTACGTTCAGGGGGCGCAGCAGGACGAGATGCCCCGGGGCACCGGCGCGTATATGGTGTCGGCGGACACGGACTTCCATCAGAGCGGCTTTGCGGACACGGGCAGGGCTTTGGACTATGCCATAAACGGCGACGGCTTCTTTGCTTTGTGGGATCCCTCCAGCGGCGAGTACACCTATACCCGGGACGGCTCCTTCACCATGTCCCAGTATATGCTGGAAAACGGCGACGGCGAACTTGAGTCCCGCTGGTACCTGTCGGACGGCCTGGGCCGCTTTGTTATGGGCACCAACGGCCAGCTTATCGAGGTGGACGCAGAGGACTCCACCAACATGGCGGAGATGCTGCCGGTGGGAATATTCGACTTTGTGAATACCAACGGTATGCTGAGCCTTAATGAAAACAGGTTTTCGCCCATAGAGAAGAACGGTAACCTTCGGGTGGGCAGCGGCAAGCTGGTCCAGGGAAAGCTGGAGCAGTCCAACGCGGACCTTGCCAACGAACTGAGTAAGGTGATAGAGTCCCAGCGGTCCTTCACCTACGCTTTGAAGATGATACAGACCTCTGACGAGATAGAGACCACAGTAAACGACTTGCGCAGATAA
- the fliP gene encoding flagellar type III secretion system pore protein FliP (The bacterial flagellar biogenesis protein FliP forms a type III secretion system (T3SS)-type pore required for flagellar assembly.) — MDGIVNINGDSVQALEIIILTTLITLLPSLVIMCSSFTRYIITLSFLRNAMGTQQTPPNMVLVGVALFLTLFTMGPVIDQVNQVAYQPYINEEIGQDEFFDLAQEPLKEFMLRNTEPSSLNMYCDLSQLERPGDQEAAVDLPLRTIIPAFITTELKHAFEIGFYLYIPFLLLDIIVASTLMSMGMVMLPPSMISTPFKLLLFISINGWEMVFSTLVQTVN; from the coding sequence ATGGATGGAATAGTCAATATAAACGGGGACAGCGTCCAGGCGCTGGAGATAATAATCCTCACTACCCTGATCACATTGCTGCCCTCGCTGGTGATAATGTGTTCCTCCTTCACAAGGTACATCATCACGCTCTCATTTTTGCGCAACGCCATGGGCACCCAGCAGACGCCGCCCAATATGGTGCTGGTGGGTGTCGCCCTGTTTTTGACGCTCTTTACAATGGGCCCGGTGATAGACCAGGTGAACCAGGTGGCGTATCAGCCGTATATAAACGAGGAGATAGGACAGGACGAGTTTTTTGACCTGGCCCAGGAGCCCTTAAAGGAGTTCATGCTTCGGAACACGGAGCCCTCGTCCCTGAATATGTACTGCGACCTGTCACAGCTGGAGCGCCCAGGGGACCAGGAGGCGGCAGTGGACCTGCCCCTTCGCACCATCATACCGGCCTTTATCACCACGGAGCTCAAGCACGCCTTTGAGATAGGCTTCTATCTCTATATCCCGTTTTTGCTGCTGGACATTATTGTGGCCTCCACACTGATGTCCATGGGCATGGTGATGCTGCCGCCGTCCATGATCTCCACGCCCTTCAAGCTGCTGCTGTTTATCAGCATAAACGGCTGGGAGATGGTGTTCTCAACGCTGGTCCAGACGGTGAATTAG
- a CDS encoding chemotaxis protein CheC, giving the protein MTIKNYQDLNSLEIDTLREIGSIGTGNAATALSGMLGCTVHITMPEVRIMEYNEAIEWIGGPEPVTAGVLVHIGGQMNGLMLSVQPLEFINIILERMLSVSIKDYSQLQELERSALVEVGNIMISTFINAMSNLADIKVDLTVPCLTVDMQGAILTVPMAEYGGQSDYLMTIGGNFSCDGHELPCRLILSPDIRSLNFLLRKLGVEDG; this is encoded by the coding sequence ATGACTATAAAGAACTACCAGGATTTGAACAGCCTGGAGATAGACACCCTTAGGGAGATAGGCAGTATAGGCACCGGCAACGCGGCCACGGCCCTGTCGGGTATGCTGGGGTGCACTGTGCATATCACCATGCCCGAGGTGCGCATCATGGAGTATAACGAGGCTATCGAGTGGATAGGGGGACCGGAGCCCGTCACAGCGGGGGTGCTGGTGCATATCGGCGGGCAGATGAACGGCTTAATGCTCTCGGTGCAGCCCCTTGAGTTTATAAACATTATCCTAGAGCGTATGCTCTCTGTCTCCATCAAGGACTACAGCCAGCTCCAGGAGTTGGAGCGCTCGGCCCTGGTGGAGGTGGGGAACATCATGATATCCACTTTTATAAACGCCATGTCGAACCTGGCGGACATAAAGGTGGATTTGACGGTGCCCTGTCTGACGGTGGATATGCAGGGCGCGATACTGACGGTGCCCATGGCCGAGTACGGCGGGCAGTCGGACTATCTGATGACAATCGGGGGTAATTTCTCCTGCGACGGACATGAGCTGCCCTGCCGCCTGATACTGTCCCCCGATATCAGGTCACTCAATTTCCTTTTGAGAAAGCTGGGCGTGGAAGATGGCTAA
- the flhA gene encoding flagellar biosynthesis protein FlhA — translation MKRILNNSISLFVVVVVLFLILPLPTFLLDILLVINISLSIVILLITMNIKETLEFSIYPSLLLITTLFRLGLNVSSTRMILRDGFAGDVIAAFGQLITSGNVVIGFIIFFIIVMVQFIVITKGAERVAEVAARFTLDAMPGKQMAIDADLNTGLIDEQQARIRREKIQREADFYGAMDGATKIVKGDAVMSLIITAVNLIGGVIIGMVSRGMDIGTVFTEYSIVTIGDGLVSQLPALMISTATGMIVTRSVSDGSLNTDMIKQFTAQPRAIITAGAALIFLALMPNTPHLALGVVAAILIVFGLLLSRKMRAEQQAQEALEAPSQEPEPEAAPAEADYYRDVSNVYSLLTVEPIEMEVGYSLIPLVDESSGGKLINRIVIFRRQYAQEMGFVVPTVRMHDSSVIGTNQYTIRIKGEEVAKGEILVDYYLALEPSKPLGEIDGIETVEPAYGIPSRWILPENKEMAEIYGYTVIDPLSVVLTHLSETIKKHAYELLTRTETIQLVENLKKTSPELVEEACPSVISYALLEKVLRNLLMEGIPIRDMQTILETMVDAMGTTRDPDLITESVRNALSRTITRRFCEDGQLRAITLDAEVERRVVASLTKNEHGIYLAMEPDLIQALITQLAEHMPKFAELGQPPILLTSQVVRIYLSRLLSQYFANLYVLSFSEIVGTVQIQSLGNVTMQQSAARRAVGT, via the coding sequence ATGAAACGGATACTGAATAACTCTATCTCCCTGTTCGTGGTCGTGGTAGTGCTGTTCCTTATCCTGCCCCTGCCCACCTTCCTTCTGGACATCCTCCTGGTGATAAACATATCCCTGTCCATAGTGATACTGCTTATCACCATGAACATAAAGGAGACACTGGAGTTCTCCATATACCCGTCGCTGCTCCTTATCACCACCCTGTTCCGCCTGGGCCTTAACGTGTCCTCCACCCGGATGATACTGCGGGACGGCTTTGCCGGGGACGTTATCGCGGCCTTCGGCCAGCTTATCACCAGCGGCAATGTTGTGATAGGCTTTATAATCTTCTTCATTATAGTTATGGTGCAGTTTATCGTCATCACCAAGGGCGCGGAGCGCGTGGCCGAGGTGGCGGCGCGTTTCACTTTGGACGCAATGCCCGGCAAGCAGATGGCCATTGACGCGGACCTGAACACCGGCCTTATCGACGAGCAGCAGGCCCGCATACGCCGGGAGAAGATACAGCGTGAGGCCGACTTCTACGGGGCCATGGACGGCGCCACGAAGATAGTCAAGGGCGACGCTGTCATGTCCCTTATCATAACCGCCGTGAACCTTATCGGCGGGGTGATAATCGGCATGGTGTCAAGGGGCATGGACATCGGCACGGTGTTCACCGAGTATTCCATCGTCACCATCGGCGACGGCCTTGTGAGCCAGCTGCCCGCCCTGATGATCTCCACGGCCACGGGTATGATAGTCACCCGCTCGGTGTCGGACGGCAGCCTGAACACCGACATGATAAAGCAGTTTACCGCCCAGCCCAGGGCTATTATCACCGCAGGCGCGGCGCTTATTTTCCTGGCCCTTATGCCCAACACCCCCCATCTTGCCCTTGGAGTGGTGGCGGCCATACTGATAGTGTTCGGTCTGCTTTTGAGCCGCAAAATGCGCGCGGAGCAGCAGGCTCAGGAGGCCCTGGAGGCCCCCTCACAGGAGCCGGAGCCCGAGGCCGCCCCTGCCGAGGCCGACTACTACCGGGACGTGAGCAACGTCTATTCGCTCCTCACGGTGGAGCCCATTGAAATGGAGGTGGGCTACAGCCTTATCCCTCTGGTGGACGAGAGCAGCGGAGGCAAGCTTATAAACCGCATAGTCATCTTCCGGCGGCAGTATGCCCAGGAGATGGGCTTTGTGGTGCCCACGGTGCGTATGCACGACAGCTCGGTTATAGGCACGAACCAGTACACCATAAGGATAAAGGGCGAGGAGGTCGCCAAGGGCGAGATACTTGTGGACTACTACCTGGCCCTGGAGCCCTCGAAGCCTTTGGGGGAGATAGACGGCATAGAGACCGTGGAGCCCGCCTATGGCATACCCTCCAGGTGGATACTGCCCGAGAACAAGGAGATGGCCGAGATATACGGCTATACGGTTATCGATCCCCTGTCGGTGGTACTGACCCACCTTTCGGAGACCATAAAGAAACACGCCTACGAGCTTTTGACCCGCACGGAGACTATCCAGCTGGTGGAGAATCTGAAAAAGACCTCCCCGGAGCTGGTGGAGGAGGCCTGCCCGTCGGTGATCTCCTACGCCCTTTTGGAGAAGGTGCTCAGAAACCTTCTGATGGAGGGCATACCCATAAGGGATATGCAGACTATCCTCGAGACCATGGTGGACGCCATGGGCACCACCAGGGACCCGGATCTTATTACCGAGAGCGTGCGCAACGCCCTGAGCCGCACCATCACCCGCCGGTTCTGCGAGGACGGGCAGCTTCGCGCCATCACCCTGGACGCGGAGGTGGAGCGCCGGGTGGTGGCCTCCCTTACAAAGAACGAGCACGGCATATACCTTGCCATGGAGCCCGACCTGATACAGGCCCTGATAACTCAGCTGGCGGAGCATATGCCCAAGTTCGCGGAGCTGGGCCAGCCACCTATACTGCTTACGAGCCAGGTGGTGCGCATATATCTCAGCCGCTTGCTGTCACAGTATTTTGCCAACCTCTACGTGCTCTCCTTCAGCGAGATAGTGGGCACGGTACAGATACAGTCCCTTGGTAACGTGACCATGCAGCAGTCCGCGGCCAGAAGGGCGGTGGGCACATGA
- the flhB gene encoding flagellar biosynthesis protein FlhB: MPGEDKTEKATPKRRNDERKKGNILFCQDIIAVSTLIGSVVMLRVMFGTFVTEISEFFAKCSRFAVGTMDSEPGYYMGEMVFEGVKVFVSTAGPMLLATIFVALAATFAQTRFLVAGERIKPKLNKISPISGFKRVFSARSLVEALKGLIKIVILLVFIYNSLVSLMNIAAGFMYSDIGSACKTLFEAIFNMLMQVCLAFIVIAFFDFLYQRWEFERQMKMSKQEIKEEYKQTEGDPQIKNRIRQVQRSMAQQRMMQQVPEADVIIRNPTHFAVALRYKQGEDAAPVVLAKGQDELAARIVAKGEEAKVPIIENVPLARALYAQAEVDHEIPPDLYAAVAEVLVYVYKLENKLVIENR, from the coding sequence ATGCCCGGTGAGGATAAAACCGAAAAGGCTACCCCGAAACGGCGAAACGATGAACGAAAGAAGGGCAATATACTCTTCTGCCAGGATATTATCGCGGTGTCCACGCTTATAGGCAGTGTGGTGATGCTGCGGGTGATGTTCGGCACCTTTGTAACGGAGATTTCGGAATTTTTCGCCAAGTGTTCCCGGTTTGCGGTGGGCACCATGGACAGCGAGCCCGGCTACTATATGGGGGAGATGGTATTCGAGGGGGTGAAGGTCTTTGTCTCCACAGCGGGCCCCATGCTGCTGGCGACCATATTTGTAGCCCTGGCCGCGACCTTTGCCCAGACGCGCTTTCTGGTGGCCGGGGAGAGGATAAAGCCGAAGCTTAACAAGATAAGCCCCATAAGCGGCTTCAAGAGGGTGTTTTCGGCCAGAAGCCTTGTGGAGGCCTTAAAGGGCCTTATAAAGATAGTAATCCTGTTGGTGTTCATATATAACAGTCTTGTGAGCCTGATGAATATCGCCGCAGGGTTCATGTATTCCGACATAGGTTCCGCCTGTAAGACGCTGTTTGAAGCGATTTTTAATATGCTCATGCAGGTCTGCCTTGCCTTTATAGTTATCGCGTTCTTTGACTTTCTCTACCAGCGCTGGGAGTTCGAGCGCCAGATGAAGATGTCGAAGCAGGAGATAAAGGAGGAGTACAAGCAGACAGAGGGCGACCCCCAGATAAAGAACCGCATACGGCAGGTCCAGCGGAGCATGGCTCAGCAGAGGATGATGCAGCAGGTGCCCGAGGCCGACGTTATCATCCGAAACCCCACCCACTTCGCGGTGGCCCTGCGGTATAAGCAGGGAGAGGACGCCGCGCCGGTGGTGCTGGCGAAGGGCCAGGATGAGCTGGCGGCCCGGATAGTGGCAAAGGGCGAGGAGGCCAAGGTTCCCATTATCGAGAACGTGCCTTTGGCAAGGGCGCTGTACGCCCAGGCCGAGGTGGACCATGAGATTCCACCTGACCTGTACGCCGCGGTGGCGGAGGTGCTGGTGTACGTCTATAAACTTGAAAACAAGCTGGTAATAGAAAACCGTTGA
- a CDS encoding EAL and HDOD domain-containing protein gives MRERYIVRQPVKNEKNQIIAYEILYYGENQAYGNSDESSNEFAVADTVYSFLMHNVEKSLTDAVHFMTFTTTLLMKKTPALFPKEKLVIQIDDSVVIHPLALRFVQQYARDGYKIAVNEFQFAPRYLSLIDFIDYIKLNVKTISGASAENIVNLARSMNKKVIATNVDNKELYDTALRMGMDAMEGSYVAKQMATKAHSSGYLQSNFFRLMVAVVKEEPDMEEIEQIISMDATLTYGLLRVANSAYFTTNKITTIRQGLVTLGISQLKQWIYLLSTTNANDEIDETAEEFLKLSFMRASFCSELMRYAKNMPISRSDAYLMGMFSTLEHLIDAPMEEILSTVPIAEEIKAAILRHEGRCGQLYDLTLSYEEADWEKITKHAEELGIPTHTLTTVYFNCTESVNATWKQMISPQQPGTEELEG, from the coding sequence ATGAGAGAGAGATACATTGTCCGCCAGCCGGTCAAGAATGAAAAAAACCAGATCATAGCGTATGAGATACTGTACTACGGCGAGAACCAGGCCTATGGCAACAGCGACGAGAGCTCCAACGAGTTCGCCGTGGCCGACACGGTATACAGTTTCCTGATGCACAACGTGGAGAAGTCGCTGACGGACGCGGTGCACTTCATGACCTTTACCACCACGCTGCTGATGAAAAAGACCCCGGCCCTCTTCCCAAAGGAAAAGCTGGTCATACAGATAGACGACAGCGTGGTGATACATCCCCTGGCCCTGCGTTTTGTACAGCAGTATGCCCGGGACGGCTATAAGATAGCGGTGAACGAGTTTCAGTTCGCGCCGCGGTATCTGTCGCTGATCGATTTTATCGATTATATCAAGCTGAATGTCAAGACCATAAGCGGAGCCAGCGCCGAAAATATCGTCAACCTTGCCAGGAGCATGAACAAGAAGGTGATTGCCACCAATGTGGACAATAAGGAGTTGTACGATACGGCCCTGCGCATGGGTATGGACGCCATGGAGGGCAGCTATGTGGCAAAGCAGATGGCCACAAAGGCCCACTCCAGCGGCTATCTCCAGAGCAACTTCTTCCGGCTCATGGTGGCCGTGGTCAAGGAGGAGCCGGACATGGAGGAGATAGAGCAGATAATCTCTATGGACGCTACCCTTACATATGGCCTTTTGCGAGTGGCGAACTCCGCCTATTTCACCACCAACAAAATAACCACCATCCGCCAGGGCCTTGTGACTCTGGGCATCTCCCAGCTGAAGCAGTGGATATACCTTCTCAGCACCACCAACGCCAACGACGAGATAGACGAGACCGCCGAGGAGTTTCTGAAGCTCTCCTTCATGCGGGCCAGCTTTTGCAGCGAGCTCATGCGCTACGCCAAGAATATGCCCATTTCCCGCTCGGACGCGTACCTTATGGGTATGTTCTCTACCCTGGAGCACCTTATCGACGCGCCCATGGAGGAGATACTCTCCACGGTGCCCATCGCCGAGGAGATAAAGGCCGCCATACTGCGCCACGAGGGCCGCTGCGGACAGCTCTATGACCTGACTCTCAGCTATGAGGAGGCGGATTGGGAAAAGATAACCAAGCACGCCGAGGAGCTGGGTATACCTACCCACACTCTGACCACGGTGTATTTCAACTGTACCGAGTCGGTAAACGCCACCTGGAAACAGATGATCTCCCCACAGCAGCCCGGCACGGAGGAACTGGAAGGATAA
- a CDS encoding flagellar hook-basal body protein: protein MFSGFYNLVSGMITHGKNLDVISNNMANVATTGFKVDTFTGQTFDEVMYSLVGNKNKTYTDIGERSYATVPSELYTDYTQGSFDETGMPLDFAIDDDGRGFFAIQTENGIRYTRAGDFSLDEEGYLSLPDHGRVLDVDGEEILLLTDKITTDDFGRIYTQNGGFLGQIGVYVFEDTAGLVKDPMGMFDANGAQPQADAVLLHHSMLERSNVGLVQQMVKMISTQRAYQSSASLTKMYDQVMGHAASDLGRLQ from the coding sequence ATGTTTAGCGGCTTTTACAATCTGGTCTCAGGGATGATCACCCACGGCAAGAACCTGGATGTGATCTCCAACAATATGGCAAACGTCGCCACCACCGGCTTTAAGGTGGACACCTTTACCGGGCAGACCTTCGACGAGGTGATGTACAGTCTGGTGGGCAATAAAAACAAGACTTATACGGATATCGGGGAGCGTAGCTATGCCACCGTGCCCTCTGAGCTCTATACCGACTATACCCAGGGCAGCTTCGATGAAACCGGTATGCCCCTGGACTTTGCCATCGACGACGACGGCCGGGGTTTCTTCGCCATACAGACCGAAAACGGCATAAGGTACACCCGGGCGGGCGACTTCTCCCTGGACGAGGAGGGGTACTTGAGCCTTCCCGACCACGGCCGGGTGCTGGACGTGGACGGCGAGGAGATACTCCTTTTGACGGATAAGATAACCACGGACGATTTCGGGCGGATATACACCCAGAACGGAGGCTTTTTGGGGCAGATAGGAGTATATGTCTTCGAGGACACGGCGGGCCTTGTGAAGGACCCCATGGGTATGTTCGACGCGAACGGGGCCCAGCCCCAGGCGGACGCGGTCCTGCTGCACCACAGTATGCTGGAGCGCTCCAACGTAGGGCTCGTCCAGCAGATGGTAAAGATGATAAGCACCCAGCGGGCCTATCAGAGCTCGGCCTCGCTTACAAAGATGTACGATCAGGTCATGGGCCACGCGGCCAGCGACCTGGGAAGATTACAGTAA
- a CDS encoding sigma-70 family RNA polymerase sigma factor, producing MTAPLKDRGGGTTEELFALYRESGDQKLKWEIAMRYTGLIKSIALQIRGVFCSFTQLDDIINEGLIVLAEAVDKFDPEKGRFEVYVAKRIRGMIVDLARRQDWVPRTVRQKAQRIERAATELYNETGRYPSDEQIAEHLGMSMGDYQETLANSSLQSILSLQELFDSSDMWPSDPGTEEGAQSSPEQRLMDEELTDTLAKAIGGMKENEQLVLSLYYEKNLKMKDIAAVMDITPPRVSQIHARAVQKLKVLMESYLRGE from the coding sequence ATGACCGCCCCCCTAAAGGATCGTGGCGGAGGGACCACCGAGGAGCTGTTCGCTCTTTACCGCGAGAGCGGGGACCAGAAGCTGAAATGGGAGATAGCCATGCGCTATACGGGGCTGATAAAGAGCATAGCCCTACAGATACGGGGGGTGTTCTGCAGCTTTACCCAGCTGGACGACATCATCAACGAGGGCCTTATCGTGCTGGCCGAGGCCGTGGACAAATTCGACCCGGAGAAGGGCCGGTTCGAGGTATATGTGGCAAAGCGCATAAGGGGCATGATAGTGGACCTTGCCCGGCGGCAGGACTGGGTGCCCCGCACGGTGCGCCAGAAGGCCCAGAGGATAGAGCGGGCCGCCACTGAGCTGTATAATGAGACGGGCCGCTACCCCAGCGACGAGCAGATAGCGGAGCATCTGGGCATGAGTATGGGGGATTATCAGGAGACCCTGGCAAACTCCTCCTTACAGAGCATACTGTCGTTGCAGGAGCTGTTTGACAGCAGCGATATGTGGCCCTCGGACCCGGGCACAGAGGAGGGAGCACAGAGCTCCCCGGAGCAGAGGCTCATGGACGAGGAGCTGACGGACACCCTGGCAAAGGCCATCGGCGGCATGAAGGAGAACGAGCAGCTGGTGCTGTCGCTGTATTATGAGAAGAACCTAAAGATGAAGGACATCGCGGCGGTGATGGATATTACCCCCCCAAGGGTGTCCCAAATACACGCCAGGGCCGTGCAGAAGCTGAAGGTGCTGATGGAGAGCTACCTTAGGGGCGAGTGA